In Maniola jurtina chromosome 19, ilManJurt1.1, whole genome shotgun sequence, the genomic stretch CTTCCCCTAGCTGTGAAGATGCGACAGGCCAGGATATAGACAAGAAAGACAAGATATCCACACACGGGTTCTACATTGAACTGGGCACTGCACAGGTACATAAAGCTGATTCTTATAATTtaccatttttaaggttccgttcACGAAGGGCGCCAACAGGACCCtaatactaagcctccactgtccgtctgtcagtgggctgtatcttgtgaacataaaagtaataggtagagagcttaaattttcacagaatgtgtatttatgttgttgctataacaacaataataaagatttcaaaatggtccgctgttatttcttgtacagtcagcaacaaagtcAGGTTTGCATCCGCCAGTACAGGcaactatggacgggtgcaaatatAGCTTTATTGCTGACTGtacaatggtatggaaccctttgtgtgtcTGACTCGTACATGACCGATTTACTTAGCATTTAGTTTTCCTTCATATAGAAAACAGACAATATAGTGAAATGTTACCCAATACTATTATGTATCTGTATATTTTATGAGTATGGTGATGTTAACGATGATGGTGTGCGCAGTTCGGCGCGTGGGGCGCGTTCGCGACGTGGGTGGGGCTCGCGGTGTTCGCGGTGCTGAAGGTGTGCCGCTACCACCAGCTGCAGAACATCCAGGTGTCCATGTACCGCGAGCGGCAGCGCCTCGTGCGCGAGGGGGGCTCCACCCCTCCCCTGCTGGCGCACCACAACTGAACCTACCACTGATACTCATGCTAAGGGGTACTCCAACCCACCCTGGCTGCTGCACAAAGCTGATGAGATTCTTCGTCTTCAAAAGCGAGGTAATTCGTTAACACAGTGTCCaacaatgaatgatagccactgagtCAAAGTccaatcatttattcaaattgggtatcaaatgattgtacactttttaatttgtaaaataataatataatagtgataattaattcattacgtaaacttaaaactaagatACGAGCTCATTTAACAATTTGTAATTCATTGAAGATTTTCTatgaaaaatcattttcatGTGACTCAGTGAagcatcaatgtcaaatgagcttggtggtgATCATTCGTAGTTAAGACAGAGTGTATGTTGATTCGCTAACTAAATAACGTCGAACATAGAAGTTCATACATTAAATCGATATTTCGACTTTGAAATGGTaactggtactgattctgatcacAACTAATGAATTTTTacgatagtgtttttacctattcttcaaggaaatttctaaataatttttaaatacataccaaAATTAcgaaaccggcaggattcgaacctgcgtcttttAGGTTCACGCCCGACGCTCTGACCGCTAACGCTAAAAcgctaaaattattatttttgataatatgagGCTTTAATAACCATTTCTTTAATAACAATAACTCAATATGAGTTATGATGTGAATGTATGTAATTTAACTGTAAAATGTGTAGTgagtcataaaaaaataagttagaatatttactacattttttttgtatcaaggtaaataatttaatatcagaTCAAGAGTTATTCAGAATTAACATTagatttaagtacctatgtacctataacATATTCTAATTATAGAACTTTAAACATGTCACAAACTCAGCATCTCATAAATAAAACttgttatttttacttttagattAAGATTTCTGAATATCCCAAATTAGTCTTCAAGATGGAAAAAATTGCTATTTATAAGTAaccttatattttttattagtatttaattaaattaaattttattttatttgcgaaatcataatttattttatctttgatTTGTAATAATTGTACTACCAAGGCCTGaatgaaacagatttttattgtatagaaattagaattaatttttaattattattgtgatattttagagaataattacttattatttgtacaaaaatgatgtatttatttattttgtaatggaATTCACCTTAggtatttttgtttaaattaattttacagATCCTATAGATAGATTtgatcataaaatatttttttaaggggCCTGAGACGGggctgcccgcgaaattcaaatttaatttggtttttcgcaatttgtaaactaatacgacaaagtaggcttatggtattttacttGCGACAATGGCATCCTCACAGgtctatataaaaatctttacttgaaagggtccagtttaagaaattaattctagtatcgactattctcacaaattagtcgatactagaattaatttccataagcctacgttgtcgtattagtttacaaattgcgaaaaacctaattaaatttgaatttcgcgggcaggtccgtcgcttccaccttaattcAGGATTCTTAGAATATTTCATGCACATCTAGCTATAGTTGTCGTCACGAAGCTGTTTTTATTCGTAATCTAGTTCAACACTCGTGACACATATTGGCCTGTTCTGTGTTAATAAGGATCTCCTcctgatgataataattttaagatttttttatttaccataACATATTTTGTACTAATGGTAAtgcaatattatttataatgtaattgaaTTAAGTTAAccaaaataaaatttcagaTGTAGTCTGGaagtaatagtttttttttttctctaaatgAGTAAAACATGTTTCAATCAAGAACTTTAATAAGGTCATTTCAGCAATTTACTTATATTGTAATGTAAAATTGAATGGTACATCATTGGACTTACACGCCACCTTCTGACCACATCTCAGGAGTAGGTCATGACAACTTTTCCGAATTCtcttttattcaaatgaagGTAGTTCGAGAAATCATTCCAACTCTTGATCCATTGCCTCCATTTCTTTGATATGCGTGCGTGTGTGATTTCTCAATTGGCTTGGGAGTCGAAATGCTTTACCACAACCACATAAATGGGACTTTTCCCCTGTATGTACTGAAATATGAACAAGCAACTCACATCTCCTCTTAAACTTGGATTCGCAATAGatacaacgaaatctgtattCGTTCGCGTGAATCTTTCTATGCATCCTCAAAGCTGCACTGGATTTCGATGCTTTGCCGCACATGTCACAAATGTAATCTCTGTTTTCATAGTGAGTTTTTATATGCTCTTTGAGATGCCCGTTTCTTGAGAAAGACTTGTGGCATATACTGCATGTATGAGGCCTATGTTCGCCGTGTAAAGCTTTGCTGTGTCTCGATAAGTTCCCACTGTCGTTGAACCCTAACCCGCAAGTATGACAACTATACCTTTTCACAGTTGAGTGTGATTGCGAATGGCGTCTCCACGACGCTATCGCTATGTTCTTGTTACATATATCACATACGACATATTTCTTCCCGTCTCTCGTCATAATTTTTTGGGGCTTCTCAATACTTTCTTTTTTCCGATTGCAAAGTGTGCCAAGTTCTGTAGTTTTGTCGATGCAATCGTTCTCAATTTTCACACATATCAATGTTTGActgcaaataaaattttaaatacattaaCTTAAGTCTGGCGCACACCTACAGTGTAGAGTGCAGCAGAGAATTTTTTGGTTACTACTAAAACTCACACGGTTCAAACTagtataatgaaaacaaaacacggagAGATTCAAAGGACTCTAAAATCGGAGCTGAAGGCGACATTGTTataccaaagtaaataaagctattTATATTTGGTACACGGCCCCATTCCACACTGCTGATGTGCGTTGTGCCTAAGGCTGATTGTAAATCTATCAGCACATTCAACATCATGATTCAATGTCATTATCAAGAATGCCTTAGTACCTAGATACAAATCAATATGCGAATGAAATTATTATGGATAAAATAACGGTGCATTCTGCAAGACACACAAAGACTATGTCTACCACTATGTAATCTTTATTTTGACTTGTAGATGAATGGTGTTTTACCAGAAGTTCTTACATATATGTAGTGTCAAGAAGTTggatgaaaattaaaaacagtttttgtaaatatgcaACTATATTTGGTCCAGAATTTAATGCTAAGGCAGAAGGAAAACATTCCTATCCCTCGTATTGCCCGACATGATTGTACACATTTGGTATTTGCGTCGCGTCGCTAACTTCGTTCTGATGTAAGCGTTTGCAATGGTGCCTCAGAGCCCTGCGTTGTCGGAACGCAGTACCACAGAATGTACACGCGTGAGGCTTCGAGTCAGTATGGGCGAGAATGTGGCTGTTCAACTCGTGTTTCTGTCGAAATCCTTTACCGCAATGAACGCAGACGTGTGGTCGTTGACCTGTGTGTTTTAGCCGATGTCGGGTTAATCCTGAACGAAGTCTAAATTTAGCGCCGCATTCCGCACAGTGGTGCGGATAATGGTCACTATGCGTCTTTAAATGTACGTGCAAAGAGCCGCTCTGCGTAAATCTTTTCCCGCAGTGTGGACACACAAAGGGTCGCTCCCCAGTATGAATCCTCATATGCTGCTTCAAGTTCTGAGAATTCGCGAAGTTCTTGAAACAGACTATACAGGTGTACCAGCGTTGTTTCTCATGTGTTTCGGTCACGTGGCGTTTCAAGCCGTTCGGGGCACGGAATTGCTTCCCACAAATGTGACACACACAAGGTCGCTCCCCAGTGTGTATCCGTTTATGGAATATGTACGTATGTGTGGAACTGAGATGCTTCCCGCAAATTTTGCAAGTGTAGTAAACTTTGCCGTTGATTTTTGTTTGTACTTGGCTGAGTTCCGTCCGGGTTTGTTCATCCATTTTATCCTTCCGCATGTTACAATCCGTGAGATCATCAAAGCTGTTCAAGTTTACTTTTTCCGAATCCCTCTCTTTTGCATCTTCAGAGTCACTTGAATCAGAAAAGTCGGAACATACGATTTGGCTATCGTGCTCTGTTACGAAATGATTTCGGAAATTCACGAGTGCGTCATAAAAATCCTGGTATAAATTGGATTTCGATTTTGCTATGGCTGCGAGAGGTCTATCGTCATCGTCCGAAACGATTTCAGCATGTGTGTTTTGCCAGTCACTTTCTGTATTACTCTTATGGTCGCTCAGATCATCATTTTCTTCCTGGTCAAGCAGGAAAGCCTCAAAGCTGACGCGTCGGGGAGTCCTGCAACAAACAACCCCGGTTATTCACTTCCTTCTCGAATCACTATTTTTGTGTTATAACATTTAGAAGAGCGACCGCCAAGTGTCTTGCTGATTTTTCAAAGCAGCATCCTAAAAGACTAGGTGAGTCTCTACAGATTGGGTTATCCATACTTTAATCTTTATTATTTCTCTTATTCAATTTCTTTTCGTGCGTACGTAAATGGTAAGTCAGATGGGTTTTCTTTCTGAACTTATTGGGACATAAGTTGCAAGCATATTTCCTTATATCCAAGTGCATGTCCATATGACGGTCTAATGTGTTTTTTGCTCTATAACATTTTCCACAGTGGTAACACTCGAACGGTTTCGCTCCCGTGTGAATTCTGGCATGGACATTCCTAGAACCACGCGTGGGAAACGCTTCCCCACAAAAGGAACATAGGTATCTAAGGTTACCCTCGTGATATATTTTGTGATGGTAGTTCAAACTTCCCCTGCTTTTGTATGATTTATTGCATTTTTCGCATGTGAATGTTGTTGGTTGGTTATGACTGTGCATAATATGTAAGCGTAAATTGTACTTATTAgaaattgttttattacattttggGCACACAACAGGTATGTACTTCTGACGATTCGAAATATGTAATATCTCTGTTCTCTCATTCAAATCATTACTCTCTGGATGCTCCTCATTGATATGAGTTTGTAGTTCCTCCAAATTATTTGCTGTTAGCCcacaacttttacaagtattttcaTCTAGGATTCTACTGACATGTTCAACTTGTATATGAGCTGCAAAATCAAATTTGTTTACATATAACTGATCACAACACACAATTCCATCTGTAATAGATATGTCTATATGCTTATTGAGATGGTATATTAGTCGACTCGGGGATGAAAATACGTTTTCACAAAGTGGGCAgcaataattttgaaattttatatctTTAGTATCATTAACAGAGTCAATATCATTATGAACTGGTTCAAAATCTTCATCATCTTTATCTGTGATAAGAGCCTCTTCAaaagtaatgttattttttacaaaatcttCTATAGATTGCTTATTTTGGGGTTGACATCTATGGAATGAATTCAAGTGTTCAGTTAATTCCTCTACAGATTTGGAAGCTGGACACTCAGTGCACATTtgacagacatattctaaatcTGCATTTTCTTCCTCAATATTTAGCTCTTTGAAGTAATCTGCCAGAATTTCTCTGACAACATTATTGTAAAACCAAGATGGTGTTCTGAAATTATTTGTACAATATTTTTCACACAAAACAAATCAGATGGTATACTAATTAATGTATTATGTTTGAAGTGGAGACTTACCCAGTCTGTATGGGTGATTCTGTAAATCCTGCTCTTTCCTCTTGTTTTGTTTTATCCTACAAAGTAAAAGAGAATTGTTATTTAAAATCAGTGtgcaattttagttttttttttaagtatattaattgtTGAGTACAAACTGTGGTTAACTTCACCTTGTGTTACTCAAGGTAAGGTCCCACAGCTTAATGGTTTGtggtacacaatctctaaaattAACAGGTACATATCTAAGTATCAACGTTTTCTGCAATGAGCATTATGAACAGGATAGCAATAGACaactatttagtatttacacttgttatatcagtttagactttagagattAGAGAGTTAGCTGCCATGTATTCAGTAAGAACTCACGGGATCCAGTAGTTTCTGCTGCAACACCACATTAGCCTGTATACAGCACTGCACCAGCTCATCCCACGCCAGGAGTGTGCTCCGACATTGCTCACAGATCACTTGTGGCAGACCATCTTCCTGTGACACCTGTAAGTTTGATATTTTCTTTCAGAATACACCATAGTCTACTACACTGACCAAGTGTAAATTGGCAGATATGTTGGATGTTACCTTTATTGGtagatatttattaattttccccGCCAGGTCATTACATTGGCCAAGTTCATCAAATACTGGGCAAGATTGATCTGCTGTACTGGCACAGATACGGCACACATTTGTGAAGTCAACTAAttctaaaaacaaaaactattattcaaaattaaaattttcagtactgtacctacatacttaccaAGAAAAGTATGTGAAAATCTAATACATAACCTATCAAATTGTGGTTAGTTGAATTCAAACGGGAAAGGTTGCTTCAAAATGCTGTTCAAGGCTACTATTCAGTAAATATACGAATAAATTAGAATAAACATGAGACTCTCTCGACTTTGTGTTTATTTACATCTAAAAACAAACCTTGGTGCTCCTGCAGGTTATTAAATAATAAGCAACTTCCGTTTTCATTGTTTCGGTAATTTTGACCGCTATCACTTTCGGAAAAATTCATGTTGAACGTTTATTAATACACATGATTCAAAATTAAccgtaaaatcaaataaaaacctGAAAAATAGGAATCTAAAATCAATAATGTTTTTGTTTAGGTAGAATCAAATCAAAGCAGTGTTtccacaaaaaaatttaattttaccagTTTCTGTAGGAATTCCGAATTCGCCTTAATTAAATTGCCGTACAACATAAAACCTATATTATTACCATTTTTCACTATTATACCGCGATGGagagttaattttttttcatcctGCCCTTTTGATAAATCTAAAATTATAGTATTTACATTGGGTTGGTATAAAAATAAGGCCGTACCAACTGAAGTTAGATTTTACCACGAATCCCTGTCaacataacagacagacaacaaagtgatcctacaacgGTTTCATTTTTACTTTTGAGCTGTATCTAATATTAGTTATTCGTCCTAAAATAGGGAAGAATCCCTGATAGTGGAAACACTAAATCAAAGATGAATAACCACATTTTCGGATCattcaaactatttttttattttaactggCATGTTTACGGGTCTGCGTTCTAGCTCTTTTGAGCCTGCAACATACATAGATTTTTTATAGGTAACTCGCTCGGGCTTTATGTATGGCATGTATTCGTCTATCTAGGTCTATCTACGGTAGGTCTACGGCCTCAATGTCTTTATTCGACGTACTAAGCTTATATCAGCAGATAGTACATTGATTACCGCTCACGCTCAGACCATTGGTCCAAGGGTCATCGCCCGCGCCGCGagaggtttaataaaactaacaTAAATACATGCAGAACTTAAGTTTTTATTAAGGTTTTTATACATAGGTTATTGCAAAATGATTATTGGATATCATCATCAGGAAGGTGTTCTGAAAGCGGCGGCCGCTCGGCCCACCGCCGCCACGACCGCGGGGGTCACCATCATCGTCTTGTTCTTGTACGTGTGGATCACTTGCTGGGAATAGAATGGGAAATTGTTATtgataaattaatgtaaaatttaaagaaGAGATTTTATATAattgacatagcccaaaccatCATCATCAGTACCTAAGTTAAGTGGACGTGGGCACGCTACGTCCGTCGTAGAATCGATAGCCATTGGGGCCGGTAGAAACTGCGTACTGTACGGCGCTCTTATGTAAAATGGGCTGATCACGCCATAAAGCAAATAGCCTCATGGttctcctcagaatgagaagagcttaggtcatagtccaccacgctggcagaGAGTGGATTGGCAGTCTTCAAGATTCTCAGGcacacaggtttcctcacgacgttttgcttcaccgttaaagctagaCACATagatccgaaaagttagaggtgcgtgcccgggatcgaatccccgacctctCGAGCAAGAGGCCTACGTCTATCCACTGGGTTATCACCAGTCATAGCTTACCAAAACCAATTTGATGAGAAAGACGGCGAAGGTGAGGAACGAAATGGTCATCAAGGTACTTTCAGAGGAAGGGAACTCCACGTGGCCCCGCGGCTGCGCGGCGCGACTGTGCCGAGTTGGAGCGCCGCGGACGTCGTCTGGCCACGCACTGTCTATTTGATCTTCTGAAAATAATTCCAAGCatttttaagtacttaagttttttttttaattcagatacaagtcagcccttgactgcaatctcacctggtagtacaCCTGGtggcagtctaagatggaagcaggctacgatgccgtgtagaaaccaaaggaaactaataatttagaaacttaaatgaaaactgccataccccttcccaGGGCGAACCCTTAatagcttggcggcacggctttaccggtagggtggtaaatagccacggccgaagcctcctacaaGACTAgaaagaaactataaaattccaaacccctgccgggaatcgaacctgggacctcccactaataagaacacagcgcttaccactgcgccagggaggccgtcgtaagtaaaacataatatagtAAAGTTCTGCCAAAAATATAGTAACTAGGTACTCGTAGGATAAAAACTATCTTTTACACAGTCTTTCGAATTCTCAGATTGATTTTTGTGACTACATCTCTGAAATTTTCTATTTGATGATAGGAttttatgattataataattaatttcttacCTATACTCGTCAGTATTGTCGTCTTCAAGCCTTCCAAATATTTGATCTTGCTCTTGAAACTTCTATgagtatttttgtaaatagtGTCCGCGACTACCTTTATCAATTTCCATATTCCTTTAATTGAATTTCCTTTTACTACGTTCATATCCTTAGATATAAAATCGTCTGCATTAGGAGATCTAGTTTCTTGATCATCCATCGATGGTATGATCTCCATATCTTTATTTTTGTCTGGAAGGTTTTGAGGATTAGGCCCATTTACTATTTCttcagtatttttatctatagaAGCAGtaggatttttgaaatgatTTCTAGAATCGAAATATTCTTCAAGTGGACGTGATTTTGTATCGTGaggtttatatttaattttgtca encodes the following:
- the LOC123874952 gene encoding zinc finger protein 19-like isoform X2, with the translated sequence MNFSESDSGQNYRNNENGSCLLFNNLQEHQELVDFTNVCRICASTADQSCPVFDELGQCNDLAGKINKYLPIKVSQEDGLPQVICEQCRSTLLAWDELVQCCIQANVVLQQKLLDPDKTKQEERAGFTESPIQTGTPRRVSFEAFLLDQEENDDLSDHKSNTESDWQNTHAEIVSDDDDRPLAAIAKSKSNLYQDFYDALVNFRNHFVTEHDSQIVCSDFSDSSDSEDAKERDSEKVNLNSFDDLTDCNMRKDKMDEQTRTELSQVQTKINGKVYYTCKICGKHLSSTHTYIFHKRIHTGERPCVCHICGKQFRAPNGLKRHVTETHEKQRWYTCIVCFKNFANSQNLKQHMRIHTGERPFVCPHCGKRFTQSGSLHVHLKTHSDHYPHHCAECGAKFRLRSGLTRHRLKHTGQRPHVCVHCGKGFRQKHELNSHILAHTDSKPHACTFCGTAFRQRRALRHHCKRLHQNEVSDATQIPNVYNHVGQYEG
- the LOC123874952 gene encoding oocyte zinc finger protein XlCOF6-like isoform X1, which encodes MNFSESDSGQNYRNNENGSCLLFNNLQEHQELVDFTNVCRICASTADQSCPVFDELGQCNDLAGKINKYLPIKVSQEDGLPQVICEQCRSTLLAWDELVQCCIQANVVLQQKLLDPDKTKQEERAGFTESPIQTGTPSWFYNNVVREILADYFKELNIEEENADLEYVCQMCTECPASKSVEELTEHLNSFHRCQPQNKQSIEDFVKNNITFEEALITDKDDEDFEPVHNDIDSVNDTKDIKFQNYCCPLCENVFSSPSRLIYHLNKHIDISITDGIVCCDQLYVNKFDFAAHIQVEHVSRILDENTCKSCGLTANNLEELQTHINEEHPESNDLNERTEILHISNRQKYIPVVCPKCNKTISNKYNLRLHIMHSHNQPTTFTCEKCNKSYKSRGSLNYHHKIYHEGNLRYLCSFCGEAFPTRGSRNVHARIHTGAKPFECYHCGKCYRAKNTLDRHMDMHLDIRKYACNLCPNKFRKKTHLTYHLRTHEKKLNKRNNKD